One genomic segment of Agromyces intestinalis includes these proteins:
- a CDS encoding ABC transporter ATP-binding protein produces the protein MIEFRSVTKQYPDGTVAVADVDLVVPPHRTTVLVGSSGSGKTTLLRMVNRMVDPTAGEVRIDGTDVSTVDPVKLRRSIGYVMQNSGLLPHRRVVDNIATVPVLRGERRRDARAKALELMDTVGLDRSLADKYPSQLSGGQQQRVGVARGLAVDPNILLMDEPFGAVDPIVRTELQDELLRLQRELGKTVLFVTHDIDEAFRLGDQIVILRERGEIVQRGTPAEIIASPADEFVAGFIGADRAERALRVTQVDGRQVVVDADGRPAGVLAS, from the coding sequence ATGATCGAGTTCCGCAGCGTCACCAAGCAGTATCCCGACGGCACGGTCGCCGTCGCGGATGTCGATCTCGTCGTGCCGCCGCACCGCACGACCGTGCTCGTCGGCTCCTCGGGCTCGGGCAAGACGACGCTGCTGCGGATGGTCAATCGCATGGTTGATCCGACCGCAGGCGAGGTGCGCATCGACGGCACGGATGTCTCGACCGTCGATCCCGTGAAGCTGCGCCGGTCGATCGGCTACGTGATGCAGAACTCGGGGCTGCTGCCCCACCGCCGGGTGGTCGACAACATCGCCACGGTCCCGGTGCTGCGCGGCGAGCGCCGCCGAGACGCGCGGGCCAAGGCACTCGAGCTCATGGACACCGTCGGGCTCGACCGCTCGCTCGCCGACAAGTACCCCTCGCAGCTCTCTGGCGGGCAGCAGCAGCGCGTGGGCGTCGCACGCGGGCTGGCGGTCGACCCGAATATCCTGCTCATGGACGAGCCGTTCGGTGCGGTCGACCCGATCGTGCGCACCGAGCTGCAGGACGAACTGCTGCGTCTGCAGCGCGAGCTCGGCAAGACCGTGCTGTTCGTCACGCACGACATCGACGAGGCGTTCCGCCTGGGCGACCAGATCGTGATCCTGCGCGAGCGCGGTGAGATCGTGCAGCGGGGCACGCCGGCCGAGATCATCGCGAGCCCGGCCGACGAGTTCGTCGCGGGGTTCATCGGCGCCGATCGCGCCGAGCGGGCGCTGCGCGTCACGCAGGTCGACGGTCGGCAGGTCGTCGTCGATGCCGACGGTCGCCCGGCGGGAGTGCTCGCCTCGTGA
- a CDS encoding App1 family protein, with translation MPVDTPPPAGPHARMARHRAARLEDWIHDVRERWARRRGHLPTVIPYTGYGSTEWVRVFCRVLLSKPKPSVAGSARRLQQGIRGWRSFTSVPVGDVPVSIEVGGSRIEVLADRGGVVDTRVPVRLEPGWHTATLHTEGAEPVEAPITVVAPETRFGIISDVDDTVMVTALPRPLVAAWNTFVLDEHARIPTPGMAVLYERIVRANPGIPVIYLSTGAWNVAPTLSRFLSRNLYPAGPLLLTDWGPTHDRWFRSGREHKDENLRRLAEEFPDIKWLLIGDDGQHDEEHYARFATEHPDRVAAVAIRRLSTGEAVLAGGRSKTDGHESDVPWVSASDGSRLADQLAEVGVPIA, from the coding sequence ATGCCGGTCGACACCCCGCCCCCGGCCGGTCCTCACGCGCGCATGGCCCGGCACCGCGCCGCGCGCCTCGAGGACTGGATCCACGACGTCCGCGAGCGGTGGGCGCGCCGGCGCGGGCATCTGCCGACGGTGATTCCCTACACCGGCTACGGCTCGACCGAGTGGGTGCGGGTGTTCTGCCGCGTGCTGCTGTCCAAGCCGAAGCCGTCGGTCGCGGGCTCCGCTCGCCGACTGCAGCAGGGCATCCGCGGCTGGCGCAGCTTCACGAGCGTGCCCGTCGGCGACGTGCCCGTGTCGATCGAGGTCGGCGGATCGCGCATCGAGGTCCTGGCCGACCGCGGCGGTGTGGTCGACACGAGGGTGCCCGTCCGCCTCGAGCCCGGCTGGCACACCGCGACCCTGCACACCGAGGGCGCCGAGCCGGTCGAGGCCCCGATCACGGTCGTCGCGCCCGAGACCCGCTTCGGCATCATCTCCGACGTCGACGACACGGTCATGGTCACCGCACTGCCCCGGCCGCTCGTCGCCGCGTGGAACACCTTCGTGCTCGACGAGCACGCGCGCATCCCGACGCCGGGCATGGCGGTGCTGTACGAGCGGATCGTGCGCGCGAACCCCGGGATCCCCGTGATCTACCTCTCGACCGGGGCCTGGAACGTCGCGCCGACGCTCAGCCGGTTCCTGTCCCGCAACCTCTACCCCGCCGGGCCCCTGCTGCTCACCGACTGGGGCCCGACGCATGATCGCTGGTTCCGCAGCGGACGCGAGCATAAAGACGAGAACCTGCGCCGGCTCGCCGAGGAGTTCCCCGACATCAAGTGGCTGCTCATCGGCGACGATGGCCAGCACGATGAGGAGCACTACGCGCGCTTCGCGACGGAGCACCCCGATCGCGTCGCGGCGGTCGCGATCCGGCGGCTCTCCACCGGCGAGGCGGTGCTCGCCGGCGGCCGCTCCAAGACCGACGGGCACGAGTCGGATGTCCCGTGGGTGTCGGCGAGCGACGGCTCGCGCCTGGCCGATCAGCTCGCCGAGGTCGGCGTCCCGATCGCCTGA
- a CDS encoding TetR/AcrR family transcriptional regulator — protein sequence MPHIDLILGADHGRRRTVRTEPTQRRSSQRLDALLDAAAEITDEIGFERLTTQMVAERAGASIGTVYRYFPDRVAVLHALRERSVERFRLRIAERLASVSTDDWWRVVETALDACTDLHREEPGFSVIHRGDRDLAEDGEPEIAARMASVIEAEFGEASDSAELRFRLGVALELGGALINRAFTRDLDGDPRYLDEAKRIVRDYLEPHLAGRLIASNAA from the coding sequence GTGCCGCACATCGACCTGATTCTGGGGGCCGACCACGGGCGTCGGCGCACCGTGCGCACGGAGCCGACGCAGCGCCGCAGCAGCCAGCGGCTCGACGCGCTGCTCGACGCTGCTGCCGAGATCACCGACGAGATCGGCTTCGAACGGCTCACCACGCAGATGGTGGCCGAGCGAGCGGGCGCGTCGATCGGCACCGTGTACCGCTACTTCCCCGACCGCGTCGCCGTGCTGCACGCGTTGCGTGAGCGGTCGGTCGAGCGCTTCCGGCTGCGGATCGCCGAACGGCTCGCTTCGGTGAGCACCGACGACTGGTGGCGAGTGGTCGAGACGGCGCTCGACGCGTGCACCGACCTGCACCGCGAAGAGCCCGGGTTCTCGGTGATCCACCGCGGCGACCGCGACCTCGCCGAAGACGGCGAGCCCGAGATCGCCGCGCGCATGGCGTCGGTGATCGAGGCCGAGTTCGGCGAGGCATCCGACAGCGCCGAACTGCGCTTCCGCCTGGGCGTCGCGCTGGAGCTCGGGGGCGCGCTCATCAACCGTGCGTTCACCCGCGACCTCGACGGCGACCCGCGCTACCTCGACGAGGCCAAGCGCATCGTGCGCGACTACCTCGAACCGCACCTCGCGGGGCGCCTCATCGCCTCGAACGCGGCCTGA
- a CDS encoding quinone-dependent dihydroorotate dehydrogenase has protein sequence MYRLLFSLVFSRMDPENAHHLAFRVIRLLPTLGFGRLVERVTRPDPSLAVEALGLRFPSPFGVAAGFDKDGFAVRGLGNLGFGHVEVGTLTAIAQPGNDRPRLFRLIADRALVNRMGFNNGGADAAAGRLSRLARRTHRPVLGVNIGKSRVTPVDEAAADYERSARVLAPHADYLAVNVSSPNTPGLRGLQELDALEPLLRTVRGAAGDTPLLVKIAPDLTDDEVRRICALAVSLGLDGIIATNTTISRDGLKTPAAEVERIGAGGLSGAPLAARSLEVLRIVREQVPAELCVISVGGVETAADVQDRLDAGATLVQGYSAFIYRGPLWARQVNRGLLRFRQARAAVLPS, from the coding sequence ATGTATCGACTCCTCTTCTCGCTGGTCTTCTCCCGTATGGACCCAGAGAACGCGCATCACCTCGCGTTCCGGGTCATCCGCCTGCTCCCGACGCTCGGGTTCGGGCGACTCGTCGAGCGCGTCACACGCCCCGATCCGTCGCTCGCGGTGGAGGCGCTCGGGCTGCGCTTCCCGTCGCCGTTCGGCGTGGCAGCCGGGTTCGACAAAGACGGCTTCGCCGTGCGGGGCCTCGGCAACCTCGGATTCGGCCACGTCGAGGTGGGCACCCTCACCGCGATCGCGCAGCCGGGCAACGACCGTCCGCGTCTGTTCCGGCTCATCGCCGATCGCGCGCTGGTCAACCGGATGGGCTTCAACAACGGCGGTGCGGATGCCGCGGCCGGCCGCCTCTCGCGGCTGGCCCGTCGCACGCACCGGCCGGTGCTGGGCGTCAACATCGGAAAGAGCCGGGTCACCCCGGTCGATGAAGCGGCGGCCGACTACGAGCGCAGCGCGCGGGTGCTCGCGCCCCATGCCGACTACCTCGCCGTCAACGTCAGCTCGCCGAACACGCCGGGCCTTCGCGGCCTGCAGGAGCTCGACGCACTCGAGCCGCTGCTGCGCACCGTCCGCGGCGCGGCCGGCGACACACCGCTGCTCGTGAAGATCGCACCCGACCTCACCGACGACGAGGTCCGGCGCATCTGCGCGCTCGCGGTCTCGCTCGGTCTCGACGGCATCATCGCTACGAACACGACCATCTCGCGCGACGGCCTGAAGACCCCCGCGGCCGAGGTCGAGCGGATCGGCGCCGGCGGGCTGTCGGGTGCGCCCCTCGCAGCGAGGTCGCTCGAGGTGCTGCGCATCGTGCGCGAGCAGGTTCCGGCCGAGCTGTGCGTGATCTCGGTGGGCGGCGTCGAGACCGCGGCCGATGTGCAGGACCGGCTCGACGCCGGAGCCACACTCGTGCAGGGGTACTCGGCGTTCATCTATCGCGGTCCGCTGTGGGCTCGGCAGGTCAACCGCGGCCTGCTGCGATTCCGGCAGGCGCGCGCGGCGGTGTTGCCGAGCTGA
- a CDS encoding ABC transporter permease, whose translation MNLILDAFAWLFEPDNWVGPSGLGAQLGYHVVFSLAVVVAACVIALPIGALVGHTGRGREVAVLTSGGLRALPTLGLLTLIGLAIGIGPVAPFIALVVLALPSVLAGAYAGIGAVDRRTVDAARAVGMTEPQIVLRVESPLALPTIIGGVRAAVLQVIATATLAAYVGGGGLGSTLFVALKTRDYPAMLGVSILIIALALVLDGVFAIVQRLVVPEGVRVGRTTTNLRARPARARAAMG comes from the coding sequence GTGAACCTGATCCTCGACGCGTTCGCGTGGCTGTTCGAACCCGACAACTGGGTGGGCCCCTCGGGTCTCGGCGCGCAACTCGGCTATCACGTCGTGTTCAGCCTCGCCGTCGTCGTGGCGGCGTGCGTGATCGCACTGCCGATCGGCGCGCTCGTGGGCCACACGGGCCGGGGGCGCGAGGTGGCCGTGCTCACCTCGGGGGGCCTGCGCGCCCTGCCCACCCTCGGCCTGCTCACGCTCATCGGCCTCGCGATCGGCATCGGTCCGGTCGCGCCGTTCATCGCGCTGGTCGTGCTCGCCCTGCCCTCGGTGCTCGCCGGCGCGTACGCGGGCATCGGCGCGGTCGACCGTCGGACGGTCGACGCGGCACGAGCGGTGGGTATGACCGAGCCCCAGATCGTGCTGCGCGTCGAGTCGCCGCTCGCCCTGCCCACGATCATCGGCGGCGTGCGGGCCGCGGTGCTGCAGGTGATCGCCACGGCGACCCTCGCGGCCTACGTCGGCGGCGGCGGTCTCGGCTCCACGCTGTTCGTGGCGCTCAAGACCCGCGACTACCCGGCCATGCTCGGCGTGTCGATCCTCATCATCGCGCTGGCGCTCGTGCTCGACGGCGTCTTCGCGATCGTCCAACGACTCGTGGTGCCCGAGGGCGTTCGCGTCGGTCGCACCACCACGAACCTCCGCGCACGTCCGGCTCGGGCGCGCGCGGCCATGGGCTGA
- a CDS encoding ABC transporter permease — translation MTWLWSNLDRVGELALVHLGLSVPAIILSFVLSIPIGWVAWRFRWSRAVLLSVCGILYAIPSLPLFIALPALIGTQLRSPVNVVVAMTLYGVALMVRSAADGFADVDRDIRMSATAVGYSSFGRFFAVELPLAGPALLAGLRVVIVSTVSLVTVSAVLGIPSLGSLFTDGFQRNIPLEITTGIVATVALAFVLDLVAVVAGRLLMPWTKLERRGRRPSRLANVEAIA, via the coding sequence GTGACCTGGCTCTGGTCGAACCTCGACCGGGTCGGCGAGCTGGCGCTCGTGCACCTGGGGTTGTCGGTGCCCGCGATCATACTGAGCTTCGTGCTCTCGATCCCGATCGGCTGGGTGGCGTGGCGATTCCGCTGGAGTCGTGCGGTGCTGCTCAGCGTGTGCGGCATCCTGTACGCGATCCCGTCGCTGCCGCTGTTCATCGCCCTGCCCGCGCTCATCGGCACGCAGCTGCGGTCGCCCGTGAACGTGGTCGTGGCGATGACGTTGTACGGCGTTGCGCTCATGGTGCGGTCGGCGGCCGACGGCTTCGCCGACGTGGATCGCGACATCCGCATGTCGGCGACCGCGGTCGGGTACTCGTCGTTCGGGCGGTTCTTCGCGGTCGAGCTGCCGCTCGCGGGTCCGGCGTTGCTCGCCGGGCTCCGGGTGGTCATCGTCAGCACGGTCAGCCTCGTGACCGTGAGCGCGGTGCTCGGCATCCCCAGTCTCGGCAGCCTGTTCACCGACGGGTTCCAGCGCAACATCCCGCTCGAGATCACCACCGGCATCGTCGCGACGGTCGCGCTCGCGTTCGTGCTCGACCTCGTCGCGGTCGTCGCCGGGCGCCTGCTCATGCCGTGGACGAAGCTCGAGCGGCGCGGTCGCCGTCCGTCGCGGCTGGCGAACGTGGAGGCGATCGCGTGA
- the nrdR gene encoding transcriptional regulator NrdR, with amino-acid sequence MYCPFCRHPDSRVIDSRTSDDGLSIRRRRQCPECGRRFSTTETASLSVIKRSGVVEPFSREKVVLGVRKACQGRPVTDSDLAVLAQKVEETIRSTGASQIDANDIGLAVLPPLRELDEVAYLRFASVYQAFDSLDDFESAIGQLRAEHGRLPARPVE; translated from the coding sequence ATGTACTGTCCGTTCTGCCGCCACCCCGATTCGCGGGTGATCGACTCGCGCACGAGTGACGACGGCCTCTCGATCCGTCGCCGGCGCCAATGCCCCGAGTGCGGCCGGCGGTTCTCGACGACCGAGACCGCGAGCCTGTCGGTGATCAAGCGCTCGGGAGTGGTCGAGCCGTTCAGCCGCGAGAAGGTGGTGCTCGGCGTGCGCAAGGCGTGTCAGGGCCGCCCCGTCACCGACAGCGACCTCGCCGTGCTCGCGCAGAAGGTCGAGGAGACGATCCGCTCGACGGGTGCGTCGCAGATCGACGCGAACGACATCGGCCTCGCCGTGCTGCCTCCGTTGCGCGAGCTCGACGAGGTCGCCTATCTGCGGTTCGCGAGCGTCTACCAGGCGTTCGACTCGCTCGACGACTTCGAGTCGGCGATCGGCCAGCTGCGCGCCGAACACGGCAGGCTCCCGGCCCGACCGGTCGAGTGA
- the hisD gene encoding histidinol dehydrogenase yields the protein MLRVIDLRGTRPSESELLAAVPRASTDVSAALHVAQELIDDVRERGSAALVDQSERFDRVRPASVRVSADELAAAAEALDPDLRSAIEATIARVRAASAAQVPPPVTTELAPGAVIEQRWQPVARVGLYVPGGKTVYPSSVIMNVVPAQAAGVRSIALASPAQADHGGRVHPTIAAIAALLGVDEVYAMGGAGAIGAFAYGVPDLDLEPVQRVTGPGNVYVAAAKRAVAGVTGIDAEAGPTDIVVIADAAADAEFVAADLLSQAEHDELAASVLVTDSAEFAAEVDRRLETRAAATRHAERAVTALRGPQSAIVLVDDLAQAADFVNAFAPEHLEIQVADPDAVLGGIENAGAIFIGPYSPVSLGDYAAGSNHVLPTGGTARYASGLSASTYLRPQQVVRYDEAALRDVAPVIAALSAEEDFPAHGDAVTARFPAESR from the coding sequence ATGCTGCGCGTCATCGATCTGCGGGGAACCCGTCCGTCCGAGTCCGAACTGCTCGCGGCGGTGCCGCGGGCGTCGACCGACGTGTCGGCCGCCCTGCACGTGGCGCAGGAGCTCATCGACGACGTGCGCGAGCGCGGGTCGGCGGCGCTCGTCGACCAGTCCGAGCGGTTCGACCGGGTGCGACCGGCGTCGGTGCGGGTGTCTGCCGACGAGCTCGCGGCCGCCGCCGAGGCGCTCGACCCCGACCTGCGGTCGGCGATCGAGGCGACGATCGCCCGCGTCCGCGCCGCGAGCGCCGCGCAGGTGCCGCCGCCGGTGACGACGGAGCTGGCGCCGGGCGCGGTGATCGAGCAGCGCTGGCAGCCGGTCGCCCGCGTCGGGTTGTACGTGCCCGGCGGCAAGACGGTGTACCCGTCGAGCGTGATCATGAACGTGGTGCCCGCCCAGGCGGCCGGAGTGCGTTCGATCGCGCTCGCCTCGCCCGCACAGGCCGACCACGGTGGTCGGGTGCACCCGACGATCGCGGCGATCGCCGCGCTGCTGGGCGTCGACGAGGTGTACGCGATGGGCGGCGCGGGCGCGATCGGCGCGTTCGCCTACGGCGTGCCGGACCTGGACCTCGAACCGGTGCAGCGCGTCACCGGCCCCGGCAACGTGTACGTCGCGGCCGCCAAGCGCGCCGTGGCCGGGGTCACGGGCATCGACGCCGAGGCCGGGCCGACCGACATCGTCGTGATCGCCGACGCCGCCGCCGACGCGGAGTTCGTCGCCGCCGACCTGCTGAGCCAGGCCGAGCACGACGAGCTCGCGGCATCCGTGCTGGTCACCGACTCGGCCGAGTTCGCGGCCGAGGTCGACCGGCGGCTCGAAACCCGCGCGGCCGCGACCCGGCACGCCGAGCGTGCCGTGACCGCGCTCAGGGGTCCGCAGTCGGCGATCGTGCTCGTCGACGACCTCGCGCAGGCTGCCGACTTCGTGAACGCATTCGCGCCCGAGCACCTCGAGATCCAGGTCGCCGACCCCGACGCGGTGCTCGGCGGCATCGAGAACGCCGGCGCGATCTTCATCGGGCCGTACTCGCCGGTGAGCCTCGGCGACTACGCCGCGGGCTCGAACCACGTGCTGCCCACCGGCGGCACCGCGCGATATGCGTCGGGGCTCTCGGCGTCGACCTACCTGCGACCGCAGCAGGTCGTGCGATACGACGAGGCGGCGCTGCGCGACGTGGCCCCGGTCATCGCGGCGCTGTCGGCCGAAGAGGACTTTCCGGCGCACGGCGACGCGGTGACGGCCCGGTTCCCGGCCGAGAGCCGCTGA